The window AGTTTTTTCGAGATTAAAGACTATCGGTGCATATAACTAAATATTAGTAAAGTTGATATGGAAGAAGCGAAACACAAAATCCCCCAAAAGAAAAACCCGAAGGAAACAGAGAGAGTGTTGAGGACAGAGGGGAAAATGGAGGGAGTAGAAGGACAGGGCTCAAATCGTTACACTCTACAACCAAGTCGATTAGCAAGCGAAGACATACTATTGTGTGTAGATGTAGACAGCGAATCACTGGTTGAAATGAAGGTTTCGGTTGCGGGTGGGCGACCTTATAGCAGATTAGACTCCATTAAGCAAGCCATCATTCTCTTTATCAACGCTAAGCTTACCATTAACCCAGATCACCGTTTCGCTTTTGCTGCTCTTGGCAAATCCGCTTTTTGGGTATCCTCTTTCTTCGAATCTCTCTTTCTTACTCCATCACCATCCTTCCTAGCAGTCACCTCATAAATTACTTTTTAGTATGTCTCAGAAATGGTAAGTACTCCTCTTAAATTTATATAACACACTTTCCTTATTATtgcatataaaaaatatatatatattcacatttctatattcaaaaataatttaactttaaaaattttattttaccaACTTTATAACTATTGCCTCTTAAGTTTTTAGCACGATTTTTTTTCCTTAATTCGTGCCGACATAAGCGGATTCAAGATTTAAACGCTATGAGTTCAGAAATTTTTagtattgaactcattatatttttaaagttatgggttcaaatttactatttgttgcaattttagtagattttacacataaatttatgctccgcgtcgaaagttatggttcagttgaacccgtcaCCTATAGGCTACATACGTCCGTGCGTGCCGAGTCAAATAACCTCATATGCGGATGGAGTACTATATTTctatatttaaaattaatttaacttTAAGTTTTCCAATTACTCTTAACGAATACTATCTATTTCAAGAATAATACATTTCTATATTCAGAAACagtttaaataaatttaaatatctcactattttctctttattttcttttgtagAACTCTCCTCCGTGAGTTATGTGATACTCTTTTCTTTTTAAGAATTTCCTAAAAAGCATGATATATTtctatattttgaaataatttaactttatacATTTTTCCCTTAATAACATGAtatataatcacacaaatattataACTTGTTTTAGGTCACAAATATTATAACTTGTTTTAGATCACAAATTATAAAagtcttgtttttctttcttaaTAAAAGTTGTGTCCCCAGTCAAACAACATTGGGATGGAGGGAGTAATAATTTCGTGGTGCTAATAGATTGCTGGTTGAACTTTGACTTAGGTAATGCTCATAATATATTAGAATGCCAGATACTCATATGcaattgttgaatattttgattTTGCTATCTTTCCATAGTGATacttgttctttttcaaaaaaattaaagtaaTTGGACAGGCCTTTTTCTTTGTTGTGGCTTAATACGAGGCAATTATGATATTTCCAATCAAAGAGCAAGGAGAACATTCACAAGCTGAACTGCAATAGTATTTCCTTTGTCTTGTTGTTGTAAAACGCAAAATGTATATGATACAATTATGTTAATACTTGATAGACTTTCTCGGTGACCTTGCTGACTAGGCTCagaggcggagccagaatttcaACCTTATGGGTTCTGAATTTTAGAGCAACGACTTCAAGTGTTAGTGAATGGATTCTAAATTTAATATCTGTACATATTTAATGCATTCTAAACACCAAATACACTGTTTGAGCAAAAACTATTGGGTTCGATCGAACCCGTAGTTTGGCTTGTGTCTCTGCCTCTGACCAGACTACTGGATTTTTGTAATGCTCCTGTTGCAAGACCATCGCAGTGCTGCTGATTAATAAAATTTTGCTTACCTATCccgaaaaagaaaaaaggataaGAAGGAAAATTAATTCATGTTATCACATTCGCTTTTACTCTGGTTCAATTGGTGGACTATACTAAGCTTGTTTTTTGTTTCTTATATGTGGCATTTGATGGAAGATTACCAGTTACCGTAGCTTGATTAAGTAAAATTTTCACTAGCCAGGAGTTGACATTACTTTTTAATTTCTCATACAAACATATCGAATAAGTTTTAACATTAGCGTTTTGGTTAAAAACTATGTAATGCTCATTCTTTCCTTATTGTTTACAACTTGTCAAACTTAATTACTGCAAGCTTAGAACATATTGCTGTCACTGATAGGAATACTTGCTTCTTAGTATGAAAAATTAGTATGAGGAAGTTTGTAAAAGAGTGTGAATGATTGTTGAATATCTCCTTAACTTTGATGCACTTTCTTCTCATTTTTCCCCTTTGCtactgtgatgtattatttgatgtaTGACTTTCTAACAGTACTGCGGAATTATGTTAGCTTTTATTGATGGCTTCCCAAATACCTGTTCTGCAACATTTTTAtgtttttattatagtaaaatttCATTAAAACTTTTATGGATTTGCTTAAGTTATGTTTTCATCTCCGTATCTCCTTCCTGTTCCATTTTACTGGTGGGGAAAGTTAGGTGGCTGTAGAATTGAATTGGAATCATCTTCTCAATTTTCTATTCGTGAAGGTTCGGAAAGAGTTTACTAGTGACATTGACTCGGCAATTTCTGCATGTCGGGGTATCACAGCAGTCGATTCACCTTGTGGCCATGCAGACCTTACTCAACTATTTCGGGTGGCAGCTCATGACGCCAAAAAGTCACGTGCACAAAATCGGATACTCAGGGTGGTAAGGATGTGATTAGCAATCACCAAAATTTGTCTTTGCATTTTATTTGCTTTGCGGCATCTGTTGCTTAACCTTTGATATTGGAGAAAGTTAACATTTGGTTTGCCAAGAAATTCATAGAGGCTACTTTGCATATGAATGACACGCTTGGTAAATCAGCTACTCATTTTTGGTCTGATGTAATGAACCAATGTGTTATATTCTGTAGAATTATTTCTTAGCTTTTAGTCAATTCAAGAAAAATGGCTTTGCTTCGTCATGTAGTTGAAACTGTTGAAGCAATAAGTAATggtatagaaaagaaaaaaagtaatGTTATAGGAGTTACCCTGTAGTTGTCAACTACCTGTTGGAGTGAATTATGGTTGTGAAGCATTCTTTTGCATAAATTACTTTCAAATTGGATCCTTGTAATTTAGAGACAACACATTGGTCAAAGTAGGGTGATAATACTACTAAACAGGAGTTTATTATCCTTTGGCAAACAGGGGTGTTATGAACTAAGAGCTCTTCAGAAGCTTGAAGTAaagtaaacttttcaaatatgatagTGGGTTTTAGGTAGTTGCTAATCATGAGGGACAGTATGCAGAAAAGCTAGAGAAGAAGGGAAGGTAAATTTCTTGAAATCACATGAATTTATTAAGGTTACAGCAGTTCAGATTGGTGTTAGTTGGGTGTGAGCTCCATCTGACAAGGATAACATATAGGGTTTGTCAAGTCAAATGAAGGATGCAGCTGACGTAGATTCAGGTGTCTATATGCATAGAAATATCTTTTACTTCCTTTAGAGAAGTCTTAACTTGCATCAAAGGTCATACTGCAAGCATAATCACCAGCTGTCACCTCCTTCGGCTTTATACAAGAAATCCTAACTACTACAGTGTAACCCAAAAGTAATTTCCTTTAGATAATTTGATCAATGGCTAGTGCTTGCGTGTTAAGTGTACAGTTGAGTTGTGTGTGCAGGTTCTTCTATTCTTTCATGTCTATGGTAATTGCTAACACGCCACATGCGGATACTAATATGTCGGTTACTATAGCAAAAGTTAGAAGTACTGCATAGTTCAGTGACAGAATGTCTGAAATTACTTCAAAAGCCTGTGTATGGATGCTTTACGAATATTTTGAATACTTGGTCTTTAGAGTGCCTACAAGATCTTTCTTTCTCTGGCTGGTCATGGATCTACATTTTCTGTGTCTTGTGGCATCTAAAGAGGTGTTTACCTTCGTGACATTTGGTCGTTCTCATTTTCTTTGGTCTATCTAATATTTACAGAGTTTGAACCATTCCACTAAATGCTTTCTTCTGAATGAACATTTTCGTAAAGCATCCGATGCTTGCAAATTTAATTCTCATTCTATACAACTAGTTACCAGAAAGTGTTAACATGTTCTTTTCTCATTATTATGCAGATACTTCTATATTGTAGGTCATCTATACCACCACAGCATCAATGGCCTGCTACCCAAAAACTCTTCACTTTGGACGTAGTTTACCTTCATGACAAGCCTGGACCTGACAATTGCCCTCAAAAGGTGTATGATGCCCTCGTGGAGGCCCTTGAACATGTCAGCGAATATGAAGGTTACATATTTGAGAGTGGTCAGGGGCTTACTCGTGTCTTGTTCCGTCATATGTGTACACTCTTGTCCCACCCGCAGCAACGTTGCGTGCAAGATGACCTTGACATTCCCAGGTCTCTTACAAAGAAGTCAGTTACGGTTGACTCAGCCCCAGCTGATGAAAATGCTGCTCTCTAACCAATGATACGTATTGTAAACAAATCAAAGCAACTCTCCCTGGTTGTGTTGTTTTTCGTCCTTCTTGTTCTAGTGTTCTGTGGAGGACTAATCTGGACAGGGTACTCTGGTCAACTatgtaaccccccccccccccccaaatgcaCCTGTCTCTTCCTGTATAGTAATCTTTTTGTTGCTATGTCTAAAGTCTAAACCAATCTAAGAATATAAATGTATCAGGGTTGATGAGCTCTATCCTCTCTTGGTCATGGCAAAATCATCTGATGTGCTGTTATTTTCACTGGTCTATGGCCCTTTCTATTTCTTTTACTTTAGAATTGGTTCTTCAGGCCGAAGAATAAAACTTGGGGGTTAAATTTTATGTGTAGTCATTCATCATCTacgttcattacccaaaagtcacttttcttttttttgttacgtaaaagtcatttaattttgtgttcattacctaaaagtcatttttttttcttacacaaaaattattttactatgcTCTAGTTATTACAATAGTCACTTTGACTAGATTTTATAAAACTTTTACCTGAAAAGTCTATCgtgcccttgacattataaatcccccatttatgtaatatcttctatatatatattatataatatatatttacctatgtattttacttataattaaaataatttaaagttcatttattaattatttttataatatatttgtgCATGTAATTTTTTCTTAACGTTAATTTTTAAGATATATAGGTAGCATTATTAATGTCAGTAACATTATTGTGAACAAAtctcaagtcaactttcttaaCCATGCctaatgaaatatttttaatgaaaattataaaatcaaagcTCATAGATTTTTCAGCCAAGCCATATTCGTTAATTCAATAAACAAAATACCCACATTTACCACACTGACACATTAGATTAATACTTTcacataaataatattaatagataaagctttaaaaaacttaatattaaacacaaatatctgagaaatttatttaaaaattttaCTGGCTTTAAAAAACTATTATATCATTTGTTAAATAAATATGGttttattatttcaaataaatattttttatcatttttatattttattgaatatgattaaacaaatagAGTACCATGAAAAAACTAATTACGtatatattataaaaaaataatataaagttacttgaattataagtaaaatacttaggtaaaaatatattatattgtgTATATAATGTAGAAGGTATTACATAACTAAGAGGGGGTTTATAATGTCAAGGGCTAACagacttttcaagtaaaagtattataGAATCTTGCCAAGGTAAATTTTGTGATAACTAGAGCAAAGTAAAATAAATTGTGTAATAAAAGATAGAAAAGTGACTTTTgaaaaatgaacacaaagttTAAAGACTTTTACATATAAAAAAAGTGACAAACACAAAGTTGAACTACCAACTATGAGTATTCGGCTAGTAACCTAGTAATGAGTATTTTGCCATGGTGCTCTGAGAGGCGGATCCACGCGGAGGGGCATGGGGTACGTGAACCAATGCTCCCCTCCCTAGACCGTGTATTACAGTGGTATTTTTCGGATAAACTATTTAATTTTTCATGTGGGAACCCATGGTCAAAAGAGCATTTGGTGCAGTGGTAGATTTGTGCACCATTGATCCCTAGGTCTAGTGTTCGAATTCCAGTTCCTTCAAATCTCATGTCCTATTTTtgttttctatattttttttctaCGCATTCTTCTGTTTTTGGGTTTATCCTTTGATATATCCTTAAattaaaatttcatttttattGGATTGTGTTTTCTTCATTCTCTTTTTTGGTTCAATCATTGAGTTTCAAAACCTCTAAAAATGAAATTTAAATTAATTTGAATCTTTTCAATTTCAAGTTCTCTCTTTTTTCATTTACCACTCTCTTTTTGATtagttatttaattttaatatatcGAACTTAGTATTTGTAACTATAAATAACGATGTTATCATTGATAGTTCTCCGAGGTAAGAAAACTATTTATTGATATTTGCCTATGGAATGATAAGTTTTTGTAATAACAATATTGAATGTTCTTTACTTGTCAAGTTGTAGTTAGTTCATGGTAAAATTTTAGAGGACCAAATCAAACGGTGGTCAGGTAATGGTGCACCCATCCTCgtaaaatcctggatccgcctctgggtGCTCTCATTGTTAGGGCCAAGCTTACTACTTAAGGGTACTGGACGTGATATTGCTTTTAGTTACACAGGGCAGTTCGGAAATTTTGTGTATCTGAAAGAAAACGTCTGCTTTTGTTTTCTTTAGAAGCGTAAAGGTGAGCATTTCCTTGCTAGAACTGAATACGAAGATTACATGAGATGATAGTATGATTAATCTTTTGGGGGCATATCTTTGTCATTGTGATAGAAGAGAAGCAACGTAAGTCCACAAGATTGGACTTTGATTAACAAAATTCCAAAGAAGAGCACAAGCAAAGCTATAAAACAATTTATTGGAAAGCCAAGTGCTAATATATCGTGCCCCTAATTTAAATGATACGTTGCAAGTTTGCAGTAAGACATTCTTGATGGAAGGTGTCACGCCCCCAAACTGGGTTGGACGTGATTGGCACTCAACCCTTATCACTCGTTGAGTTAATCGTGTACTATTTGTATCAAACTCCAAGTTCAATAGCAAAGAAACTTACGTGCTTAAATATTAATTCTAATCAAATTGTATTTTTTAAGCTGActgataaaatataatatataaaggaTAAATCCCAAAATATTTTAATATTGACCCACTAACCAGTCATGAACCTctagaataaaaaaaaattaaaatacataGCCTACGGGGGCAACCcccgaaaataaaaaaaaacgtaaaaaaaatataaataatagtctgaaaaggATCCACTACCGCTGGGATGAATCAACGGAGTCTGTAAACTGAATCTAGAATATCTCTTCTAGCCACGTGCCTCGTTACCTGCGTCCTCAATACTTGCTACACGATGTAGCAGGCCCAAACGGGCTAAGTACCACCAAAGGATACCCAGTAAGTCTCGTAGGCTACCTCCTAAAAAGGCAGAGCGAGACCTTCTaggaaaaataagaaagaaaacgcATATACAGAAAAATCAAATAAATTTTACAACCAAGTCATAAGCTGGAAACTGAACTATACGCTAAACTGTGAGCTAAAACTAAAACTTAACGTAGAAATTGAATCCATAACTGATATCTAAAATAGAAACTGAGTTAtatacagtatatatatatatatatatatatatatatatatatatatatatatatatatatatatatataaaatataagacAAAACTTTGCTAAAAAATATTACGCATAATGGCCCTACGTACGTGAGCATCTGGGAACAAGTACGGGGAGTGTCGGCCTATCTCCCCAATAAATAGTTGGCACCTACGAGCATGGGGTAGGTAACCTTGACATCATGACACTCACACTGGGGGAGGTTGGCCACTTCTCCCTACTGAATGTGTTCACATTGATGCATGAATTAATGTTGAAACTGAATACttaactgaatgtgaatatcacAAATAAAGACACATAACAATTGGTAATACACACAAGCATGTATTCATGTCACATATAATGTCGTATTGAATAAGAATAAGTGAACTGAGTGTTGGATCACGAGAATACATGACTTAGCTTTATCTAGCATATAGAGCACAAGGGTTCTAATGGAATTCCCTACTAGGAAAGTAAACCTCAACTCACCTCAAGTCTTAGCTTCAATTCATCCTTTCAAACTTCCTGGGAGTTCAACAACTCACGATCTACAAATATTTAAGCTAGAATCATCAAGACATACTCAACAAATTTTATTCACCACCAATTGAACTAATTTCTAAATCGTGAATTACTCAATATAATCAGTGCATAatgtgaaaaaaaaatatttgtattTCTCTGTCAAGCTTACTGCTACAATATCCTTGACCACTTGGTTTATGGAGAGGAAGAAACATATGTTAATATCAAAAATATTACATGTCCATACTTAAATAACACCATCCAAAACCTATGACCATAATAATATTCCAAATACTCCTCGTTTTACCCTTAAAGTTTTGTCCATTACTAGATGAAAATAATTTCTCCATTATTTAATATTTCTAGTCATGTTCCCCATCTCAAAAACTTGGCGGCAACTCAAATGGGTTTAGAATTTATCAAATTGCTTTCAATTTACTTCTTGTCATCATTCTAAAGAATTTGATATCCACATTAATCCTAATGTAATCCAAGGCATGCTATAAGGATAAGATTATATATCTACATACCTAATTATTTGTTGAATTGCACAAGCAAAATTTTCAAGCTTTCTAGCTCTCTGCTAGCGCCAATTATGTATCCTCAAACTCCTCAAACAATAATGACCCAAGCAACATATCAAACAATTGTTCTTTTTTGTTAATCCTTAACGCGACCTCCAAACACAAGTAAgtctttcttatttttcttaatttgattccaAAGCTAATAAGGTTTAATTTTTTTTCCCTTAAGCTATTCTAAGGCCCTGCAAAGTAATGAACACTAAGAAGTGGGGTTGGCCCACTTATTTCCTTCTTTAATATAAAGTGTTTTTTTTTCCGTTAAATAATTCTAAGGCTCTGTAAAGTAAGGAACACTAAGAAGTGGGGTTGGCCCACTTATTTCCTCCTTTAATCTAAAGTTTGGCccaatatatatattcttaatcaAGTAAATGGTATTTACAAGGCTATTGATGGCCTTATATACTGTCAGCCACGTTTTTGGCCTTCAAGTCAAACAAAAGTTCGGTTATTCCATCCATAAGTTCTATTTCAGGTTAAATTAGTCCAAAAAAAATAACGGAGTATTACATAAgggaagataataaagaaaatgaAGTTCTGACTCAGGTAAATTTGAACCAGTTCGTTCTCAAAATGGTTGTCGTCTAGAAATTGGTTATGCCTGGTTGAATCGTTCAACAGTTGttttagatttttcttttctAGGCGGATCATCTTTTCTCAAGCATGTGCTTCATGGACTTGACCAGGTTAGGAATGAAGATATCAAAGTGTGAGTGGCTTCCTTGGTGGACAAGATGCGGAAAGTGAGGtcgagatggttcgggcatgtgaagaggagataTGCATAGATGTACCAGTAAGAAGGTGTGAAAGGTTGGCCTTGGTGGGTCTACAGAGAGGTAGAAGCAAGACTAAGAAATATTTGGGAGAGGTAACTAGGCAGGACATGACACAACTTCAGCTCAgagaggacatgacccttgataggaaggtctGGAGGGAAAGAATTAGGATAAAAGGTTAGTAGAGTGTCGAGTGTACCCCTTTACCATACCAGTAGTTCTAGTATTATTCTCGTATTTTCTTGTTCTTAGATTTTTATTACTACCTATATTATTTTTTCTTACTTCAATTATCTTATTATCTTCTTGTTGTTATTGTCTCTTTTTTATGGCTTTTTCTCTACTGTATAATCAGTGTTGTGACTCTGCTTTGCGCTGGATTTGTTGTTGTAATACAGCGCCGACTATATTCTAAACTACACCATTAAAAGTGGCTACCTGGTATCATTTTTACCAATACTCATCACAAAAATGTTATAAAAGCACAAAGATAAGCTACATTCGTAGCATTTTTTATCAGGCCAATCTTTTAATTCATCCCTGTTAGCAGGCGGCAAAATTTCACCTTTACCATTGATCGGTAAATTACAATTTTCACCTACAAATTTAGCCTACCAGGCTAAGAGGGACAGATATAAATAGTGACCTAAGAAAAAGCCGTTTGAGCAAAGCAACCTTAGATGCCTGCATACCCTCTTTCTCCGTCATTAAAAGTTCGATTCTAAACTGGGTTTGACTCTTATTTTTATTCCTGGAAAAGAACCAAAATCCTACATAAGGAAGGACTTTACCATTTGCTTACAATGAGAAATGTGCTCTCAATATATTCCAGACAATATATGTGTGCTTTTCAGCTGTATTTACAGAGAAGCCATTATGCCAACAGAGCAACAATTACAACCAGGACATGAATCTTGATACCAATAACGGTAAACTTCACTAATACCAGCATCAAATCACTATTTACAGACAGGACATGAATATTGATATTGATAAGGGTAGCATCACTAATACCAGCATCAGAGTGTGAGACTGCACATTCCATGGCGTTTATGCACTAAAACCCCTGTGGAGGGAACTCCAAATATTGGTCGGGACGCTGGGACAAGCTTGTGTTGATGCCTCCACCATCTGCTCCATCTTAATTCCAGCATTACAGATATTGGCGATGGATCGCATGTGTTTCATTCCATATTGGGATAATGATCCACAGTGTGTCTCAAATGTTCTTACCTGCACATAGGATAAATTAATTTGATTTCCGAGGCATAAAGCAACAAAAAATTTATTATGTTCCATGCATACAGTCGAGCTATGATGATGAAATAAGCTTTTCCTCCCTATTTGTtctaaggacccgtttggccatagattttgtcaaaataaatttgggttttatttggcaaacacatgtttggccatagattttgccaaaataaatttgggttttatttggcaaacacatgtttggccatagattttgcctacattttggcaaaatcccaaatcccaaaaccagctcaatagctggttttgggccaaaatatcactattacatttttctaaaattgccccaaacttttgtattttataaaagagcccaccatttattattttgtaacaatgttgcttcgtcttctcggtcacctgatagtgtatcatgtatttcattataaaaataataattttgtatcaaatttatttatgttcaagactatggtttgcgataatataatgaatgtaaatgataatggtattgttgggtatttgtgatagtttttagaacttgtgggtataagtcatgtttcatgtttttccaaaataaatttgggaaatatgttttgaaaactgatgtccaaacacatttttatcttcaaatcaaacttcacccaaatcagatttttcaaaacaaatttgggaatctatggccaaacgctagctaaatcTCAAATAATTAAGCAACTCTATAATATTGCAACTTTTGTACTTACAAAGTACTTCAGGCAGGTCCAGTCATCAACAAGAGGTTGACCTACAGGTCGAACACGCTTCAGCACCTCAGGACCTTTTTGAATTCCAAACAGAAGCTTACCAACAAGAGCCATGCTGTTGTCTAGGTGCATTCTGTgtgacatagcttcagtgaattGCTTCTGAGCTTCAACTTTCCGAGC is drawn from Nicotiana tomentosiformis chromosome 12, ASM39032v3, whole genome shotgun sequence and contains these coding sequences:
- the LOC104109120 gene encoding uncharacterized protein isoform X3, whose amino-acid sequence is MEEAKHKIPQKKNPKETERVLRTEGKMEGVEGQGSNRYTLQPSRLASEDILLCVDVDSESLVEMKVSVAGGRPYSRLDSIKQAIILFINAKLTINPDHRFAFAALGKSAFWILLYCRSSIPPQHQWPATQKLFTLDVVYLHDKPGPDNCPQKVYDALVEALEHVSEYEGYIFESGQGLTRVLFRHMCTLLSHPQQRCVQDDLDIPRSLTKKSVTVDSAPADENAAL
- the LOC104109120 gene encoding uncharacterized protein isoform X1, which produces MEEAKHKIPQKKNPKETERVLRTEGKMEGVEGQGSNRYTLQPSRLASEDILLCVDVDSESLVEMKVSVAGGRPYSRLDSIKQAIILFINAKLTINPDHRFAFAALGKSAFWVAVELNWNHLLNFLFVKVRKEFTSDIDSAISACRGITAVDSPCGHADLTQLFRVAAHDAKKSRAQNRILRVILLYCRSSIPPQHQWPATQKLFTLDVVYLHDKPGPDNCPQKVYDALVEALEHVSEYEGYIFESGQGLTRVLFRHMCTLLSHPQQRCVQDDLDIPRSLTKKSVTVDSAPADENAAL
- the LOC104109120 gene encoding uncharacterized protein isoform X2, translated to MEEAKHKIPQKKNPKETERVLRTEGKMEGVEGQGSNRYTLQPSRLASEDILLCVDVDSESLVEMKVSVAGGRPYSRLDSIKQAIILFINAKLTINPDHRFAFAALGKSAFWVRKEFTSDIDSAISACRGITAVDSPCGHADLTQLFRVAAHDAKKSRAQNRILRVILLYCRSSIPPQHQWPATQKLFTLDVVYLHDKPGPDNCPQKVYDALVEALEHVSEYEGYIFESGQGLTRVLFRHMCTLLSHPQQRCVQDDLDIPRSLTKKSVTVDSAPADENAAL